Proteins encoded by one window of Candidatus Nitrosocosmicus hydrocola:
- a CDS encoding arginase family protein, whose product MNCYSKKQISFGLGGDCSILIGNMLALRRLGRYGLFFIDGHSDFYQPIASTTGEVADMDLAIVSGRGPDLLTNIDGLRPLVRDEDIILFGYRDRIESTMHGSQQVEDTPIHAFDLDFVRSNGIKNSTSVALDRINKSGPHGLWINLDVDVLDSSIMPAVDYHLENGLTFKELAQMLDTLISTGITIGMDITIFNPKLDPSGVLARKLVGCVSKPLIKQPII is encoded by the coding sequence TTGAACTGTTATTCAAAAAAACAGATATCCTTTGGTTTGGGCGGAGATTGTAGTATATTGATTGGTAACATGCTTGCATTACGCAGGTTAGGTAGATACGGTCTATTTTTTATTGATGGACATTCAGATTTTTATCAGCCCATTGCATCCACCACTGGCGAAGTTGCAGATATGGATCTTGCTATTGTTTCGGGAAGAGGACCGGATTTGTTGACCAATATTGATGGGCTGAGACCGCTGGTGAGAGATGAAGATATAATACTATTTGGATACAGAGACAGGATTGAATCAACGATGCACGGAAGTCAACAAGTAGAAGATACTCCAATTCATGCATTCGATTTAGATTTTGTTAGATCAAATGGAATTAAAAATTCCACATCCGTTGCTCTTGACAGAATAAACAAGAGCGGCCCTCACGGATTATGGATTAATTTGGACGTGGATGTATTGGATAGTAGTATCATGCCTGCTGTGGATTATCATTTGGAAAATGGGTTAACTTTTAAAGAATTGGCTCAAATGTTGGACACACTTATTTCAACAGGCATAACCATAGGTATGGATATCACAATTTTTAATCCCAAATTAGACCCTTCAGGAGTATTAGCAAGAAAGTTAGTGGGATGTGTATCAAAACCACTCATCAAACAACCTATAATCTAA
- a CDS encoding Mut7-C RNAse domain-containing protein: MLRCCEINYIDWFPNSCSRCTICNELLNTKIKILVIREIPHNVFEHIDVVYRCTSRMKVDWNGRISGTLTA, encoded by the coding sequence TTGTTACGATGTTGTGAAATCAACTATATTGACTGGTTCCCTAATTCGTGCTCTAGGTGTACTATATGCAACGAGTTGCTGAATACAAAAATCAAAATTCTAGTAATCAGAGAAATACCTCATAATGTATTTGAACATATTGATGTCGTCTACAGATGCACGAGTCGTATGAAAGTCGATTGGAATGGACGCATATCAGGCACATTAACGGCTTAG